The Deinococcus betulae region AGCAACCAGTCCAGGGCGTAGGGCGCAGGTTCCAGCACACAGCCGCCAGGGTAAGGAATCCGGCCTGGCGCAGGAAAGGTCACGGCGTCACTCATACAGCCAGCATGCGCCTCAGGAGACAGGGTTGACCAGAGAGAAGAGCACGAATGGAGGTTTAGCCGAGGGACAGTGATGCAACTGGCGAACGGTTGACAGGCGGCCCTCTTCCAGATGTCTGTGCTGCTGGTGGGACAGAGCAGGACCGCTCTCTCCCCTTCAGCCTCAGAGACCGCCGTTCCGAACGCCAGAAACACCCGACGCCACAGCTGCTCCCCAGCACACCCCACAGAAAAGAGGCCGCACGGGCCTCTCTTCTCCTTCCCCGTCCTGTTTAACCCACCGCTGGAGAAGTTTCCAGGGCGCTCAGTACGGCGCGGGTAAAGGTCGCCGTGTCGGCCTGGCCGCCCAGGTCGCGCGTGGGGTGCGCCCGCAGCGCCAGGGCCACGGCGCGGTCAATCTGGTTGGCGGCGTCGGGGCGTTTCAGGCCGTGGCGCAGCAGCATGCCGGCGCTCTGAATGGCAGCGGCGGGGTTGGCGATGCCCTTACCAGCAATATCCGGTGCGCTCCCGTGAATCGGCTCGAACAGTCCTGCACCGTCGCCCAGCGACGCGCTCGGCATCAGGCCCAGGCTGCCCGGAATCACGGCGGCCAGGTCGCTGAGGATGTCGCCAAACAGATTTTCCGTGACGATCACGTCGTAGCGGCTGGGGTTGGCCACGATGAGCATGGCCACGCTGTCCACATACTCATGGTTCAGGTGCACCGTGCGGTACGAGCGGTCACGCAGCGCCTGCACGTCGCGGCGCCACAGTTCAGAAACCTCCAGCACGTTCGCCTTGTCCACGCTGGTGACGCGGCCCTTTCGCTGCTCGGCGGCCCAGAACGCGACTTTGGCGACCCGCTCCACCTCTGGGGTGGTGTACCGCATGGTGTTATAGGCCGCCCCACCCTCAATCTGGCGGTCTCCATCAAAGTAGATGCCGCCCAGCAACTCACGCACAATCAGGATGTCCACGCCGCGCGCCAGATCGGGTTTCAGGGGCGAGAGGTGTTCTAGGCCCGGCTGAACGCGCACCGGGCGCAGGTTGGCGTAGCAGCCCAGTTCTTTACGCAGCGCCAGCAGGCCGGATTCTGGTCGCAGGGCGCGGGGCAGGCTGTTCCAGGGGCTGTCGTGCGCGCCGCCCACCGTACCCAGAAGCACCGCATCGGCGTCTTTCAGGGCGTCACGGGTGCGCGGGGGCAAGGGGTCGCCGTACTGGTCGTAGGCGCCGCCGCCGATAGCATGTTCTTCCAGGGTCAGGTCGGGGGCCACTTCGCGCAGCACGGCCACTGCCGCCGCCGTGATTTCGGGGCCGATACCGTCGCCTGGCAGGGTCACAACTTTGGACATAGAAACTCCTTTGAAGGGGTGTGGAAGGTTGGCTGTGTGAAGAGAGAGGGAAAAACCCTACAGCCTCCGCTCTACACCTTCTTGCTCTTTCATATATTCCAGCCAGCCGCCCGCCTGTTGCACGTCCAGGGCAAACTGGGGCACCGGCACAAAGGTCAGGGTCTGCCCGGTGCGGGTGTTGGTGATGGTGCCGCCGGCCAAGTCCAGCTCGGCCGGGTCGCCGTCCTGAAAGGCCTCGACAATCCCGTCGCATTCCAGGGCCAGGAAGCCGTTGTTGATGGCGTTGCGGTAGAAGATGCGCGCAAAGTTGGGAGCAATCACGGCCCCAACCCCCGCCCCCCGCAGCGCCCACACCGCATGTTCACGGCTGGACCCACAGCCAAAGTCGGCTCCGGCCACGATGATGTCACCCGCCTGCACGCGCCGCACAAAGCCCTGGTCGTAATCTTCCATCGCGTATTTCGCCAGTTCGCTTTCTATGTCGGTGGTCAGGTGGCGGGCGGGAATAATTTCGTCGGTGTTGATGTGATCGCGGGCAAAGACGTGCACGGTGGGCATAGAAACTCCTTAGGTAGAAAACGCAAGATTCAACAGCAGAGCCAAGGCGCCCGTGACCGGAACACCCAGGGGCGGCCATATTGCCGAACGCTGGTGGTGCTGCGCGGTAGCCAGGCCCAGACAGATCAGCCACAGCGCTGCCCACAGCACCCATGACACCGGAAAGGTCAGGTGACGCCACGCCACCGATTCATCCAGAGTGAATTTCATCAGCAGGGCGACAGGCACTGCAGTCACCGCGCTGGCCTGCACCAGCCGCGCCCGGTCGACAGGCCAGCGCCACAGGCCATAGCCCAGCCAGGCAGCCCACAGCAGGGCACCCAGGCTAAGCAGGCCCGGCACGGTCATCTCAGGCGTCTCCAGCGGCGAAGGCCCGCAGCTCCTCGGGCACTTCCTCGCCGTACAGGTCGCGCCAGGCAGCGCCATCAAAGGTCACCTCAGATTCCATGAAGGTCTGAGCCAGTGGGTCGGGGTCCGTCAGAGCGTCCACCGGCACGTCCAGCCGCACGGCCACGGGCACCGGCAGCGCGGCGCCTTCGGGCACACTCAGTTCGTCCGCAAAGGTGCCCAGCAGCAGCTCGGTGGTCCACTCGGCCCACTCGGCCGGGTCGCCAGCTCCAGTGGCGTCTTTCAGTTCGGTGCGCAGGCGCTCGGCGTCCTCATCGGGCACCTCGCCGGGCGCCCACTCTATGCGGCCATCGGCGTAGACGGTCACGGCCACCGTGTCCAGGTCAAAGATGTCTGCCAGTTCAGGGGGAAGGCCGTCCTCGGTGGCCTCGCCGTCTTCATAGGAAATCCAGGTGTCACCGTTTTCGGTGTAGCTGCTGCCGCCCGCCTGCGGGGTGACCTCGACATTGCCCAGGGTGGCGAAGGCCAGGCTCAGGGGCGACTGCAAGGGGGCGGGCTGGCGCAATTCAAAGGTCACACGCCGGGCCAGAGGGGCAGGCGCCGCCTCGTCCTGCACGGCGTCCTGGTGCAGGGCCAGCCAGCCGGCGTCGTCCTCGCCGTGCCACTCGCGCGTCAGGGCTTCCAGGGCTTCAAGCAGTTCAGCAGGTGGCTCGGGTTCGATGTCCACGCGGCCCTCGCGCCACTGCTCGGCGCGGTAGGCGGCCACCACTTCACCCTGAAGGCGCGCCGCTGGGTGCTGCATCAGGTAATTCAGGGCCGCGCGGGGGTCGGCGTTGGACGGAAACGAGGTCCACTTCTGGCCGTCAAACGAGTGCCCTTCTTCACGGACCCGCACCCGGCCGCCTTCCACGCGCAGGTCACGGCCCTCGGGCTTGGCCCCAATCGCCAGTTCGCCGGTCAGGCGGCGGTGCGGCGGCACGGGGATGGTCTCCACGTCCTCGGCCGTGTCCAGAAACTTGTCCACCCGCCCGTGCATGACCAGTTGCGTGCGGTAAGCGCTGTTCCAGGCCGCGCCGTAGGGGTGCGCCAGCTTCAGGGCCGATGCCAACTCTTCTCGCAGCCGGGCGTCCTCAGGGGCCCTGACGAACGTCAGCACCCCATCGGCGTCCATCAGGGCTTCAAAGGGATGCACGGCGGGCATCAGGCCCAGTTGTTTGCGTCGTTTGGCTTCTCCCATAGCGGTTAGCTTAGACCGGCCTGCGCAGCCTGGGGCGGGGTGAGGCGTCGGCGCCCTAGGCCCGTAACCGTTCGCGCAGCGCCCACACTACGACGAACAGCGCTATGGGCCTGACGGGCGACACCCCTAACTTCAGGAGGCCCACCAGCACCAGCCCACTGGCGCCCGCCACGATAGCTTGCCGGGCGACCTCCCAGAACCGGTCGCCAGAACGCCACCAGGCCATGAAAAGGACGAGCGTGAGCGCCAGCACCAGGCCTCCGGGCACCGCCTGCGCGGCGCGCCTGGACAGCGGCAGTTGCTCGGCGCCCAGCAGGCGAAAGGCCAAGACCATGCAGGCCAGCACGTAGCCCCCAAACAACCCTCCCTGCGCCCAAATCTCCACTGTTAATCGGCAGCATTGTACTCACGCGGGTCGCTGATGTAGCCCGCAATGGCGCTGGCGGCCACCGTCGCCGGACTGGCCAGGTAAACCTGCGCGCTGGGGTCGCC contains the following coding sequences:
- the leuB gene encoding 3-isopropylmalate dehydrogenase; amino-acid sequence: MSKVVTLPGDGIGPEITAAAVAVLREVAPDLTLEEHAIGGGAYDQYGDPLPPRTRDALKDADAVLLGTVGGAHDSPWNSLPRALRPESGLLALRKELGCYANLRPVRVQPGLEHLSPLKPDLARGVDILIVRELLGGIYFDGDRQIEGGAAYNTMRYTTPEVERVAKVAFWAAEQRKGRVTSVDKANVLEVSELWRRDVQALRDRSYRTVHLNHEYVDSVAMLIVANPSRYDVIVTENLFGDILSDLAAVIPGSLGLMPSASLGDGAGLFEPIHGSAPDIAGKGIANPAAAIQSAGMLLRHGLKRPDAANQIDRAVALALRAHPTRDLGGQADTATFTRAVLSALETSPAVG
- a CDS encoding 3-isopropylmalate dehydratase small subunit; amino-acid sequence: MPTVHVFARDHINTDEIIPARHLTTDIESELAKYAMEDYDQGFVRRVQAGDIIVAGADFGCGSSREHAVWALRGAGVGAVIAPNFARIFYRNAINNGFLALECDGIVEAFQDGDPAELDLAGGTITNTRTGQTLTFVPVPQFALDVQQAGGWLEYMKEQEGVERRL